A stretch of the Rosa rugosa chromosome 5, drRosRugo1.1, whole genome shotgun sequence genome encodes the following:
- the LOC133710723 gene encoding ATP-citrate synthase alpha chain protein 3 produces MARKKIREYDSKRLLKQHLKRVAGIDLQINSAQVTEATDFTELANNETWLSSTRLVVKPDMLFGKRGKSGLVALNLDMAQVADFVKQRLGKEVEMGGCKAPITTFIVEPFMPHDQEFYLSIVSERLGSTISFSECGGIEIEENWDKVKTIFLPSEKSLTNEACAPLIATLPLEVKEKIGDFIKAVFAVFQDLDFSFLEMNPFTLVNGEPFPLDMRGELDDTAAFKNFNKWGNVEFPLPFGRVLSPTETFIHTLDEKTSASLKFTVLNPKGRIWTMVAGGGASVIYADTVGDLGYASELGNYAEYSGAPNEEEVLQYARVVIDCATANPDGRKRALLIGGGIANFTDVAATFNGIIRALREKESKLKASRMHIYVRRGGPNYQTGLAKMRALGDELGVPLEVYGPEATMTGICKEAIDCIMSES; encoded by the exons ATGGCGCGGAAGAAGATCAGAGAGTACGATTCGAAGAGACTGCTGAAGCAGCACTTGAAGCGAGTAGCCGGAATTGACCTCCAGATCAACTCGGCTCAGGTGACGGAGGCGACCGACTTCACCGAATTGGCCAACAACGAGACATGGCTTTCGTCGACCAGACTCGTCGTCAAGCCGGACATGCTTTTCGGGAAGCGCGGGAAGAGTGGCCTCGTCGCGCTCAATTTGGACATGGCTCAGGTCGCCGACTTCGTCAAGCAGCGTCTCGGTAAGGAG GTTGAGATGGGAGGGTGTAAGGCGCCTATAACGACGTTTATAGTGGAGCCGTTTATGCCTCATGATCAAGAGTTTTACCTCTCGATTGTATCCGAAAGGCTCGGGAGCACGATAAGCTTTTCGGAGTGTGGAGGTATTGAGATTGAAGAGAATTGGGACAAG GTCAAGACTATTTTTCTTCCATCCGAGAAGTCTCTCACGAATGAGGCTTGTGCTCCGCTGATTGCTACTCTTCCACTGGAG GTCAAGGAGAAAATTGGAGATTTCATAAAAGCCGTATTTGCTGTATTTCAGG ATTTGGATTTTAGCTTCCTGGAAATGAACCCGTTTACCTTGGTTAATGGTGAACCTTTTCCATTAGATATGAGGGGGGAGCTAGATGACACTGCGGCTTTCAAGAACTTCAACAA ATGGGGTAATGTGGAGTTTCCACTGCCTTTTGGCAGAGTTTTAAGTCCAACAGAAACATTTATTCATACTTTGGATGAAAAG ACAAGTGCGTCCTTAAAATTCACAGTGCTGAATCCAAAAGGACGCATCTGGACCATGGTAGCTGGAGGTGGTGCAAGCGTTATTTATGCTGATACT GTTGGAGATTTGGGTTATGCATCAGAACTTGGAAACTATGCAGAGTATAGTGGAGCTCCAAATGAAGAAGAGGTGTTGCAATATGCAAGAGTAGTGATTGAT TGTGCAACAGCAAATCCAGATGGTCGTAAAAGAGCTCTTCTGATTGGAGGTGGTATAGCTAATTTCACAGATGTTGCTGCTACATTTAATGGAATTATTAGAGCGCTGAGGGAGAAG GAATCCAAGCTCAAAGCGTCGAGAATGCATATTTATGTAAGAAGGGGTGGTCCAAACTATCAAACTGGTTTGGCAAAGATGCGTGCATTAGGAGATGAACTTGGTGTTCCTCTTGAG GTTTATGGGCCTGAGGCAACTATGACAGGAATTTGTAAGGAAGCAATTGATTGCATCATGAGTGAATCATAA
- the LOC133709477 gene encoding signal recognition particle 19 kDa protein: MDKDLPSIKKWVVLYPVYINSKKTVAEGRRIALEKACENPTCAEIGDCCSHFKVPFAIEIDKAYPRDFFQRGRVRVLLKKEDGTPFNPAIATRKQLMLRVAELVPRHPGRTKKQEPASTSTAGPSKSGKHGKKKR; the protein is encoded by the exons ATGGACAAAGACCTCCCCAGTATCAAGAAATGGGTTGTGCTGTATCCAGTTTACATCAATTCTAAGAAAACTGTGGCTGAAGGGAGGAGAATAGCTCTTGAGAAAGCATGTGAGAATCCGACTTGTGCTGAGATTGGGGATTGCTGCAGCCATTTCAAAGTTCCATTTGCTATTGAG ATAGATAAGGCTTATCCACGTGATTTCTTTCAAAGAGGGCGAGTGAGGGTATTGCTCAAAAAGGAAGATGGAACTCCATTTAATCCAGCCATTGCTACTA GGAAACAGCTGATGCTTCGAGTTGCTGAGTTGGTTCCTAGACATCCTGGTAGGACCAAGAAGCAGGAGCCAGCATCAACGTCTACTGCTGGGCCTTCCAAATCTGGGAAGCATGGGAAGAAAAAGAGATAG
- the LOC133709476 gene encoding mediator of RNA polymerase II transcription subunit 21-like, translating into MDAISQLQEQVNKIATIAFTTIGTLQRDAPPVRISPNYPESESAPPPNPNPNPNPTDDATDFAMQPKLMSADLVKAAKQFDALVSALPLSEGGEEAQMKRIAELQAENSLVGQQLEKQLEAAERELEEVRELFGQAADHCLNLKKPE; encoded by the exons ATGGACGCAATCAGCCAATTACAAGAACAGGTGAACAAAATCGCGACCATTGCTTTCACCACCATCGGAACCCTACAGAGGGACGCCCCACCCGTCCGAATCTCCCCCAATTACCCCGAATCCGAGTCAGCACCACCACCCAACCCAAACCCGAACCCGAATCCGACTGACGATGCCACCGATTTCGCGATGCAGCCCAAGCTCATGAGCGCGGATCTAGTCAAAGCAGCCAAGCAG TTTGATGCATTGGTTTCGGCACTTCCGCTGTCGGAGGGAGGCGAGGAAGCTCAGATGAAGAGGATTGCGGAGCTTCAGGCCGAAAACAGCCTTGTAGGCCAACAACTTGAGAAGCAACTTGAAGCTGCAG AGAGAGAACTGGAAGAGGTCAGAGAGTTGTTTGGCCAAGCAGCAGATCACTGTTTGAACCTGAAGAAACCAGAATGA